In the genome of Chengkuizengella sediminis, one region contains:
- a CDS encoding RNA ligase family protein, translated as MRYKYPRTTHLPWSRSKTEDDKVLKNTDHFRGNEVVVTEKLDGENTTLYTDYMHARSIDSKDHDSRHWLKQMHASIGFQIPEGWRICGENVFAMHSIHYTRLTDYFYAFSIFSDQNVCLSWSETMLWCQKLNIQHAPILYEGVFDEKIIQSLYTQISKFGGEQEGYVVRLKDAFHYDDFKLSIAKFVRKNHVQTDDHWLSKQITMNLRKDHY; from the coding sequence ATGAGATATAAATACCCTAGAACAACACACCTTCCTTGGTCAAGGTCAAAGACTGAAGATGATAAAGTATTAAAAAATACGGATCACTTTAGAGGTAACGAAGTAGTCGTTACCGAAAAATTGGATGGTGAAAATACAACGCTGTATACAGATTATATGCATGCAAGAAGCATAGATTCAAAAGATCATGATTCAAGACACTGGTTAAAACAAATGCACGCTTCAATCGGTTTTCAAATTCCTGAAGGATGGCGCATATGCGGTGAAAATGTTTTTGCTATGCATTCTATCCATTACACTAGATTAACTGATTATTTTTATGCGTTTTCTATATTTAGTGATCAAAACGTTTGCCTATCATGGAGTGAAACTATGCTTTGGTGTCAAAAGTTAAATATTCAACATGCGCCAATCTTATATGAAGGTGTTTTTGATGAGAAAATAATACAATCTTTATACACTCAGATATCCAAATTTGGAGGAGAACAAGAAGGCTATGTCGTTCGGTTAAAAGACGCGTTCCACTATGATGATTTCAAATTGTCGATTGCCAAATTTGTTCGTAAAAACCACGTACAAACAGATGATCATTGGTTGAGTAAGCAGATCACGATGAATCTAAGGAAGGATCATTATTGA